A single region of the Cereibacter sphaeroides 2.4.1 genome encodes:
- the mutL gene encoding DNA mismatch repair endonuclease MutL has translation MTLLSPKIGAARPVIRQLDEAAINRIAAGEVVERPASAVKELVENALDAGARRIAVDIACGGKALIRVTDDGCGMTADDLPLALSRHATSKIDGSDLLDIRSFGFRGEALPSLAAVGRLTITSRVAEAEGAQIAVSAGRIEPVRPAALGAGTVVELRDLFFATPARLKFLRTDRAETQAIAEVVRRLALAEPEVGFTLTDHSAGEPRLLFRAEAEGGDLFDALHRRVARVVGAEFAENALRIDVAREGLRLQGYAALPTYSRGSGVAQFLFVNGRPVLDRMLLGALRAGYMDVLSRDRYPAAVLNLICDPQRVDVNVHPAKAEVRFREAGEVRGLIVTALRQALAGAGHRASTTVAGETLEAFRPERPAAAGPGPASRIYQMDRPSVAAVARSFAFQAPEPAMPGLAEAPAARVEAPAAEEAHDRPLGAARAQIHGNWILAQTESGLVIVDQHAAHERLVYEKLKRQRDETGIARQALLIPEIVELSPTDAARLLEAADELASAGLVIEPFGGGAVAVREVPAILGKVEAAPLLRDILDDLADLGSSDRLQARMDAVLSRMACHGSVRSGRALRAEEMNPLLREMEATPLSGQCNHGRPTYVELKLADIERLFGRR, from the coding sequence ATGACGCTCCTCAGCCCCAAGATAGGCGCCGCCCGCCCGGTGATCCGGCAGCTCGACGAAGCTGCCATCAACCGCATCGCCGCGGGCGAGGTGGTCGAGCGGCCGGCCTCGGCGGTGAAGGAGCTGGTCGAGAATGCGCTCGACGCGGGCGCCCGGCGCATCGCCGTCGACATCGCCTGCGGGGGCAAGGCCCTGATCCGCGTCACCGATGACGGCTGCGGCATGACGGCCGACGACCTGCCGCTCGCGCTCTCGCGCCATGCCACCTCGAAGATCGACGGGTCCGACCTTCTCGACATCCGCAGCTTCGGCTTCCGCGGCGAGGCGCTGCCTTCGCTGGCGGCCGTGGGGCGGCTCACCATCACCTCGCGGGTGGCCGAGGCCGAGGGCGCGCAGATCGCCGTCAGCGCGGGCCGGATCGAGCCGGTGCGTCCGGCGGCGCTCGGGGCGGGCACGGTGGTCGAACTGCGCGACCTCTTCTTCGCCACGCCCGCGCGGCTCAAGTTCCTGCGCACCGACCGCGCCGAGACCCAGGCCATCGCCGAGGTGGTGCGCCGTCTGGCGCTGGCCGAGCCCGAGGTGGGCTTCACCCTCACCGACCATTCTGCGGGCGAGCCGCGGCTTCTGTTCCGCGCCGAGGCCGAAGGGGGCGATCTGTTCGACGCCCTCCACCGCCGCGTGGCGCGGGTGGTGGGGGCGGAGTTTGCCGAGAATGCGCTCCGGATCGATGTGGCGCGCGAAGGGCTGCGCCTGCAGGGCTATGCCGCGCTGCCCACCTATTCCCGCGGCTCGGGCGTGGCGCAGTTCCTGTTCGTGAACGGTCGCCCGGTGCTCGACCGGATGCTCCTCGGCGCGCTCCGGGCGGGCTACATGGATGTGCTGAGCCGCGATCGCTATCCGGCCGCGGTGCTGAACCTGATCTGCGATCCGCAGCGGGTCGACGTGAACGTGCATCCGGCCAAGGCCGAGGTGCGGTTCCGCGAGGCGGGCGAGGTGCGCGGGCTGATCGTCACCGCGCTGCGTCAGGCGCTGGCGGGGGCGGGGCACCGGGCCTCGACCACCGTCGCGGGCGAGACGCTCGAGGCCTTCCGGCCGGAGAGGCCCGCGGCGGCGGGTCCGGGTCCGGCGTCGCGGATCTATCAGATGGACCGGCCCTCGGTCGCCGCGGTGGCGCGCAGCTTCGCCTTTCAGGCGCCCGAGCCTGCGATGCCGGGTCTGGCCGAGGCGCCCGCCGCAAGGGTCGAAGCGCCGGCGGCCGAGGAGGCCCACGACCGCCCTCTCGGCGCCGCGCGGGCGCAGATCCACGGCAACTGGATCCTCGCCCAGACCGAGAGCGGCCTCGTGATCGTGGATCAGCATGCCGCACACGAGCGGCTGGTCTACGAGAAGCTCAAGCGCCAGCGCGACGAGACGGGGATCGCGCGGCAGGCGCTGCTGATCCCCGAGATCGTCGAACTGTCGCCCACCGATGCCGCCCGGCTGCTGGAGGCCGCGGACGAGCTGGCCTCCGCGGGCCTCGTGATCGAGCCGTTCGGCGGCGGTGCCGTCGCGGTGCGTGAGGTGCCGGCGATCCTCGGCAAGGTCGAGGCTGCACCGCTCCTGCGCGACATCCTCGACGATCTGGCCGATCTCGGCAGCTCGGACCGGCTTCAGGCCCGGATGGATGCGGTGCTCTCGCGCATGGCCTGTCACGGATCGGTGCGCTCGGGCCGGGCGCTCAGGGCCGAAGAGATGAATCCGCTTCTGCGCGAGATGGAGGCCACGCCCCTCTCGGGCCAGTGCAACCACGGCCGGCCCACCTATGTCGAGCTGAAGCTGGCCGACATCGAGCGGCTCTTCGGCCGGCGATGA
- a CDS encoding M16 family metallopeptidase, whose translation MMLRLAAALILFALPVRADVQIQDVTSPGGIHAWLVESHELPFTALEIRFRGGTSLDAEGARGAVNLMTGLLEEGAGDLDAQGFARARDGLAANFSFRPSTDAVSVSARFLTENRDEAVDLLRLALVEPRFDADAIDRVRGQVLSGLASDAKDPNHISGQVFDAQAFGDHPYGSDGSGTPESVQGLSREQVVAAHRAALARDRIYVAAAGDIDAESLGLLLDRLLGDLPAEGAPMPPRADWKLDGGVTVVDFPTPQASVRFGQTGIERDDPDFFPAYVLNEILGGGRFGSRLMTEVREKRGLTYGIGSYLLPMDHAETMMGAFASSNATVGQAIDLVREEWRRTAAEGVTAEELEATKTYLTGSYPLRFDGNGPIASILVGMQMEGLPIDYPVTRNEKIEAVTLEDVKRVAQSLLKPEALHFVVVGQPEGVASDG comes from the coding sequence ATGATGCTGCGCCTGGCTGCCGCGCTGATCCTGTTCGCCCTGCCCGTCCGGGCGGATGTCCAGATCCAGGACGTGACCTCGCCCGGCGGCATTCACGCCTGGCTGGTCGAGTCGCACGAACTGCCCTTCACGGCGCTCGAGATCCGATTTCGCGGCGGCACCTCGCTCGATGCCGAGGGCGCGCGGGGGGCGGTCAACCTGATGACCGGCCTGCTCGAGGAAGGCGCGGGCGATCTTGATGCGCAGGGCTTTGCCCGGGCCCGCGATGGCCTCGCCGCGAACTTCTCCTTCCGGCCCTCGACGGATGCGGTTTCGGTCTCGGCCCGGTTCCTCACCGAGAACCGCGACGAGGCGGTGGATCTGCTGCGCCTCGCGCTGGTCGAGCCGCGCTTCGATGCCGACGCCATCGACCGGGTGCGCGGACAGGTGCTGTCGGGCCTCGCCTCCGACGCCAAGGACCCGAACCACATCTCGGGGCAGGTGTTCGATGCGCAGGCCTTCGGCGACCATCCCTATGGCAGCGACGGCTCGGGTACGCCCGAGAGCGTGCAGGGCCTCTCCCGCGAGCAGGTGGTCGCGGCGCATCGCGCGGCGCTCGCCCGCGACCGGATCTATGTGGCGGCGGCGGGCGACATCGACGCCGAGAGCCTCGGCCTGCTCCTCGACCGGCTGCTGGGCGACCTGCCCGCCGAAGGCGCGCCCATGCCGCCGCGGGCGGACTGGAAGCTCGACGGCGGCGTGACGGTGGTGGATTTCCCGACCCCGCAGGCCTCGGTGCGCTTCGGCCAGACGGGCATCGAGCGCGACGACCCCGACTTCTTCCCGGCCTATGTGCTGAACGAGATCCTCGGCGGCGGCCGGTTCGGCTCGCGGCTCATGACCGAGGTGCGCGAGAAGCGGGGGCTCACCTACGGCATCGGCTCCTATCTGCTGCCGATGGATCATGCCGAGACGATGATGGGCGCTTTCGCCAGTTCCAATGCGACGGTGGGGCAGGCCATCGACCTCGTGCGCGAGGAATGGCGGCGGACCGCGGCCGAAGGCGTGACGGCCGAGGAGCTGGAGGCGACGAAGACCTACCTCACCGGCTCCTATCCGCTGCGCTTCGACGGCAACGGCCCCATCGCGAGCATCCTCGTGGGGATGCAGATGGAGGGGCTGCCCATCGACTATCCGGTGACGCGCAATGAGAAGATCGAGGCGGTGACGCTCGAGGATGTGAAGCGCGTGGCGCAGAGCCTCCTGAAGCCCGAGGCGCTGCATTTCGTCGTGGTGGGCCAGCCGGAAGGGGTCGCCTCGGACGGCTGA